A window of the Butyricimonas faecalis genome harbors these coding sequences:
- a CDS encoding RNA polymerase sigma-70 factor, with product MTEEQCEYIRFLNGEVLIFKHFFKEHFSKFFAFTSRFINDPYVREDIVQETFIVVWSRHLKMFDSEASLQAFIYRTLRNKCLDYIRHEKIKERYSSEFSKELETSDYLMQAIIDEESRFLIHKAIQSLTPQVQTVIKLHLEGKKNKEIAEEMGISETTVKFHKSVAYRELNKSLGHLFLIIAMLL from the coding sequence ATGACAGAGGAACAATGTGAGTATATTCGATTTTTGAATGGGGAAGTGCTTATTTTTAAGCACTTTTTTAAAGAGCATTTCTCTAAGTTTTTTGCCTTTACGTCTCGCTTTATTAATGATCCGTATGTGCGGGAAGATATAGTACAGGAAACTTTTATTGTTGTTTGGTCTCGGCATTTGAAAATGTTTGATTCTGAAGCATCCTTGCAGGCTTTTATTTATCGAACTCTTAGAAACAAGTGTTTAGATTATATTCGTCATGAAAAAATTAAAGAACGTTATTCTAGTGAATTCTCAAAAGAATTGGAAACCAGTGATTATTTAATGCAGGCAATCATAGATGAGGAGAGTCGTTTCTTAATTCACAAGGCGATACAATCATTAACCCCTCAGGTGCAGACGGTGATCAAATTGCATTTAGAAGGCAAGAAGAATAAGGAGATCGCGGAGGAAATGGGGATAAGTGAAACAACGGTGAAATTTCATAAATCGGTTGCTTATAGAGAATTGAATAAGTCTTTGGGACATTTGTTCTTAATAATTGCCATGTTATTATAG
- a CDS encoding acetate--CoA ligase family protein — protein MIAKQLIEPKSIVVVGGSDDVHKPGGAVLRNLQDGNFKGSLYVVNPKMDEVQGIKACRDVKDLPEVDCAILAIAAKFCPSTVEVLAKQKNTKAFIILSAGFHEENEEGAKLERQIVETVNSVGGSLIGPNCIGVLTNHYSGVFTSPIPELNPQGVDLISGSGATALFIMDSGMQKGIKFNSMYSVGNSAQLGVEEILEYMDESFDPKTSSRVKLLYVESIEKPEKLLKHASSLIRKGCRIAAVKSGGSAAGSRAASSHTGALASSDVAVEALFRKAGIVRCNGRDELMTVAGIFMHPEMKGRNMAVVTHAGGPAVMLTDALSNGGMDVPHIEGEKAQELLAKLFAGSSVGNPIDFLATGTAEQLGYILDACDRDFDNIDGMAVIFGSPGLFPVFDVYNVLDEKMKTSKKPIFPIFPSSKIVKDEIAEFVSKGRVYFPDEVLFGNALCKIYKTPAPQPEHFEMPDMDVKKIREVVDNAQNGYLSPDEIHALLDAAGVARAKEGVSDNEEEIVKMAKEIGFPLVMKVVGPIHKSDVGGVVLNVKDEETVRREFKRMMQIKDTYAIMLAQQLDGTQVFIGAKRDDKFGHMVLCGLGGIFIEVLKDVKAGLAPMSKEEAHGMIKELKSYKIIQGVRGQEPVNEDKFAEAVMRISALVKVAPEIFEMDLNPLLGNKDNVVAVDARIRIEK, from the coding sequence ATGATAGCAAAACAATTAATTGAGCCAAAGAGCATTGTGGTTGTGGGTGGTTCTGATGACGTACACAAACCCGGAGGTGCCGTGTTACGGAATTTGCAAGACGGAAACTTTAAAGGTTCACTTTACGTGGTGAATCCGAAGATGGACGAAGTGCAAGGAATTAAAGCATGTCGCGACGTGAAGGATCTTCCGGAGGTGGATTGTGCCATTTTAGCCATTGCTGCTAAATTCTGCCCGTCAACCGTGGAAGTGCTTGCTAAACAGAAGAACACGAAAGCATTTATTATTCTCTCTGCCGGATTCCATGAAGAGAACGAGGAGGGTGCCAAGTTGGAGCGTCAGATCGTGGAGACGGTGAATTCGGTAGGAGGATCATTGATCGGACCGAACTGTATCGGTGTTTTGACAAATCATTACAGCGGGGTATTCACGAGCCCGATCCCGGAATTGAACCCGCAAGGGGTGGATTTGATTTCCGGTTCCGGTGCAACGGCCTTGTTTATTATGGACTCGGGAATGCAAAAAGGGATCAAGTTTAATAGCATGTATTCCGTGGGTAATTCCGCTCAGTTAGGGGTGGAGGAGATTTTGGAATACATGGACGAATCGTTTGATCCGAAGACGAGTTCTCGTGTGAAATTATTATACGTGGAGAGTATCGAGAAGCCGGAGAAGTTGTTGAAACACGCGTCTTCTTTGATTCGTAAGGGATGCCGGATCGCTGCTGTTAAGTCCGGAGGTTCTGCAGCCGGAAGTCGTGCGGCATCTTCTCACACGGGAGCTTTAGCCAGCTCGGATGTTGCCGTGGAAGCGTTGTTCCGCAAGGCAGGCATCGTGCGTTGTAACGGACGTGACGAGTTGATGACGGTTGCCGGAATTTTCATGCACCCGGAGATGAAAGGTCGTAATATGGCTGTCGTGACCCACGCTGGAGGGCCTGCCGTTATGTTGACGGACGCTCTTTCTAACGGAGGGATGGATGTTCCGCATATTGAAGGAGAGAAGGCACAAGAGTTGCTGGCGAAGTTGTTTGCCGGGTCATCTGTGGGTAACCCGATAGACTTTTTGGCAACAGGTACGGCTGAACAGTTAGGATATATCTTGGATGCTTGTGATCGGGATTTTGATAATATTGACGGGATGGCAGTTATTTTCGGTAGTCCCGGTTTGTTTCCCGTGTTTGATGTGTACAATGTTCTCGACGAGAAGATGAAGACCAGCAAGAAACCGATTTTCCCGATTTTCCCTTCTTCCAAGATCGTGAAGGATGAGATTGCGGAGTTCGTGTCTAAAGGTCGTGTTTATTTCCCGGACGAGGTGTTGTTTGGAAATGCCTTGTGTAAGATATACAAGACTCCTGCCCCGCAACCGGAGCATTTTGAAATGCCGGATATGGACGTGAAGAAAATCCGCGAGGTGGTGGATAACGCGCAAAACGGTTATCTGTCTCCAGACGAGATTCACGCGTTGTTGGATGCAGCCGGGGTAGCGAGAGCTAAAGAGGGCGTGTCTGATAACGAGGAGGAGATTGTTAAGATGGCGAAAGAGATCGGGTTCCCGCTGGTAATGAAAGTTGTCGGGCCGATCCACAAGTCGGATGTAGGCGGAGTCGTGTTGAACGTGAAGGACGAGGAGACGGTTCGCCGCGAGTTCAAACGGATGATGCAGATCAAGGATACATACGCGATCATGCTTGCCCAACAGTTGGATGGAACGCAAGTGTTTATCGGTGCTAAACGGGACGATAAGTTTGGTCACATGGTACTTTGCGGGTTGGGTGGTATCTTTATCGAGGTGTTGAAAGACGTGAAGGCCGGATTGGCTCCGATGTCTAAAGAGGAGGCTCACGGTATGATAAAAGAGTTGAAATCGTACAAGATTATACAGGGTGTTCGCGGACAAGAACCCGTGAACGAGGATAAATTTGCCGAGGCCGTGATGAGAATCTCCGCTTTGGTGAAGGTAGCCCCGGAAATCTTCGAGATGGATTTGAACCCGTTGTTGGGAAATAAAGATAACGTGGTGGCTGTAGATGCTCGTATTCGTATTGAAAAATAA
- a CDS encoding FecR family protein, which yields MKEIIQYLFIAKLICKERIAGLDDSEKRQLDSWRSESKEKEHVFLNLQRISTEELEKRYDGVDVDLKWKSFKKRQQQRKRNIRVGVAVAASVCLLITSVLWLWLGTLGEERVVLAEQGQQNNVCLVLSTGEVVDISNVGQDEVKLDKGTKLYEGNRLEYVQPDSLHKKELEFNQLIIPKGTFYHLVLSDGTKVWLNADSKIKYPVSFGQDKREVSLRGEGYFEVAKDSSRPFIVSTDKMDVKVLGTTFDVNTYEDEGKSFVVLVEGLVEVSAGKGESRIITPGYMAEVNMHDVQAKIHVSKCDTEHYIAWKSGNFSFRNASLTEILKRVSRYYDVTVIREQVFEEEYYTGDVSSDVSLESLLAVIESSTSVSFKVERKIVYVQKKRD from the coding sequence ATGAAAGAGATAATTCAGTATTTATTTATAGCTAAATTAATCTGTAAAGAACGAATTGCCGGGTTGGATGATTCGGAAAAAAGACAATTGGATTCCTGGAGGAGTGAGTCCAAGGAGAAGGAACATGTCTTTTTAAACTTACAAAGAATTTCCACGGAAGAATTAGAAAAACGGTATGATGGGGTGGATGTTGATTTGAAATGGAAGAGTTTCAAGAAACGGCAACAACAAAGGAAGAGGAATATAAGAGTGGGAGTAGCAGTTGCGGCAAGTGTTTGTTTATTAATAACAAGTGTATTGTGGTTGTGGTTGGGCACTTTAGGAGAGGAGCGAGTTGTACTGGCTGAACAGGGACAACAAAATAATGTTTGCCTTGTGTTGTCGACCGGAGAAGTGGTAGATATTTCGAACGTGGGACAAGATGAGGTAAAATTGGATAAAGGAACAAAACTTTATGAGGGGAATCGTTTGGAATATGTTCAACCGGATTCTTTGCATAAAAAGGAGTTGGAGTTTAACCAGTTGATCATTCCGAAAGGGACATTCTACCATTTGGTTCTTTCGGATGGAACAAAAGTATGGTTAAATGCAGATTCAAAGATAAAGTATCCGGTATCTTTTGGTCAAGATAAAAGGGAGGTCAGTTTGCGTGGAGAAGGTTACTTTGAGGTTGCAAAAGATAGTTCCCGTCCTTTTATCGTGAGTACGGATAAAATGGATGTGAAGGTGCTGGGGACTACCTTTGACGTGAATACGTACGAGGATGAGGGAAAGAGTTTTGTCGTTTTGGTCGAGGGGCTTGTGGAAGTGTCTGCAGGGAAAGGGGAATCCCGGATCATCACCCCGGGGTATATGGCAGAGGTGAATATGCATGACGTGCAGGCTAAGATCCACGTTTCAAAATGTGACACAGAGCATTATATTGCTTGGAAGAGTGGTAATTTCAGTTTTAGGAATGCTTCGTTGACGGAAATTTTGAAACGAGTGTCCCGGTATTATGATGTAACCGTTATTCGAGAACAAGTATTTGAGGAGGAGTATTATACGGGAGATGTGTCAAGCGATGTATCGTTAGAGTCTTTGCTTGCCGTGATTGAGTCTTCAACTTCCGTGTCATTTAAAGTAGAACGCAAAATCGTCTATGTACAAAAGAAAAGAGATTAG
- a CDS encoding STN domain-containing protein, with product MMVEKFFFRKFNKCCAFLMLLLFASGTLWAGHSPEKITLKVTNEKLVKVLEEIKKQSGYNFVYNEKFVKDLGGITVDVKEVSLDSVMKEVLKGTGLRYRIQDRIILLERAPQESSGRKFKVIRGSVKDEDGAPLPGVTVMIKGTTMGVSTDATGNFVLDMPDGYQVLQFSFIGMETREVKLAGAETHVNVVLKMAVGQLDEVVVSTGYTQTTQKRTTGSVAVVGKEVFENKVPTSIDQLLQGQVAGVSIVAKSGRPGESAKIRIRGTNTLTGDAEPLWVVDGVPLQRNIPSIEKGRIKAGDFNDIFANGIAGINPNDIENITILKDASAAAIYGSRAAGELS from the coding sequence ATGATGGTAGAAAAGTTTTTTTTCAGAAAATTCAACAAGTGTTGTGCATTTTTGATGCTATTGTTGTTTGCATCAGGCACGCTTTGGGCAGGGCATTCACCGGAAAAGATAACCTTGAAGGTGACCAATGAGAAGCTGGTTAAAGTGCTGGAAGAGATCAAAAAGCAATCCGGGTATAATTTCGTGTACAACGAGAAGTTCGTGAAGGATCTTGGCGGGATAACGGTAGATGTCAAGGAAGTCTCTTTGGATAGCGTGATGAAGGAAGTGTTGAAGGGGACGGGGTTGCGTTATCGAATTCAGGACCGGATTATTTTATTGGAGAGGGCTCCACAGGAATCATCCGGACGGAAGTTTAAGGTGATCCGGGGGAGTGTGAAAGATGAGGACGGGGCGCCATTACCCGGTGTTACGGTAATGATTAAAGGAACAACGATGGGCGTCTCAACAGATGCTACCGGGAATTTTGTTTTGGATATGCCGGATGGGTATCAGGTTTTACAGTTTTCTTTTATTGGGATGGAGACGCGGGAGGTCAAACTGGCAGGTGCGGAGACCCACGTGAATGTGGTGTTGAAGATGGCCGTGGGGCAGTTGGATGAGGTGGTTGTTTCCACGGGGTACACGCAGACGACTCAAAAACGAACCACGGGTTCCGTGGCTGTGGTGGGTAAAGAGGTGTTTGAAAATAAGGTGCCCACGTCGATAGATCAATTGTTGCAAGGACAGGTGGCCGGTGTGAGTATCGTGGCCAAATCCGGTCGTCCGGGTGAATCGGCAAAGATTCGGATTCGGGGAACGAATACGCTTACCGGGGATGCTGAGCCCTTATGGGTAGTTGATGGGGTGCCTTTGCAACGTAACATACCGAGTATTGAAAAAGGACGCATTAAAGCGGGAGATTTCAATGATATTTTTGCTAACGGTATAGCAGGGATAAATCCGAATGATATAGAAAATATTACCATATTGAAGGATGCTTCTGCTGCCGCGATTTATGGTTCAAGAGCCGCGGGGGAGTTATCGTGA
- the fbp gene encoding class 1 fructose-bisphosphatase has product MIMHKVTTLNQFIIERQAEIPGATGEFSRLLHHIGIAAKKVHREVNKAGLVDILGKVGSINVQGEDQQKLDVYADKTFMDELRASGECCGVATEENQDIVVFEEGLSKDGKYIICMDPLDGSSNIDVNVSVGTIFSIYKRISPIGEPLVMEDFFQPGTEQVAAGYVIYGSSTMLVYTSGNGVNGFTLDTSIGEFCLSHPNMQTPESGKIYSINEGNYVNFPVGVKKYIKYCQEKDESTNRPYTSRYIGSLVADFHRNMLKGGVFLYPQTSSHPTGKLRLLYECNPMAFIAEQSGGLATDGEQRILEIKPEALHQRVPLYTGSKKMVQKVQEFLTFFNNI; this is encoded by the coding sequence CGGGGCTACCGGAGAATTCTCACGACTTTTGCACCACATAGGTATCGCTGCCAAGAAAGTTCATCGGGAGGTAAATAAGGCTGGTTTGGTAGATATACTTGGAAAGGTGGGTTCTATTAACGTGCAAGGAGAGGACCAACAGAAGTTGGATGTCTATGCCGACAAGACTTTTATGGATGAGTTGAGGGCGAGTGGCGAGTGTTGTGGGGTAGCTACCGAAGAGAATCAAGACATTGTGGTTTTCGAGGAGGGATTGAGCAAGGATGGAAAGTACATTATATGTATGGATCCGCTGGACGGATCGTCAAATATTGACGTGAATGTTTCCGTGGGTACGATCTTTTCTATTTATAAACGTATTTCTCCTATCGGGGAACCGCTCGTGATGGAAGATTTCTTCCAACCCGGCACGGAGCAGGTGGCTGCCGGTTATGTGATTTACGGATCGTCAACCATGTTGGTGTACACTTCCGGTAACGGGGTGAATGGTTTCACGCTGGATACTTCTATCGGGGAGTTCTGTTTGTCGCACCCGAATATGCAGACGCCGGAAAGTGGAAAGATATATTCTATCAACGAGGGAAATTACGTGAATTTCCCCGTGGGTGTGAAAAAATATATCAAGTATTGTCAAGAGAAAGACGAGTCAACGAACCGTCCGTACACGTCTCGTTATATCGGCTCTTTGGTTGCCGATTTCCACCGGAATATGTTGAAAGGCGGGGTGTTCCTTTACCCGCAAACCAGTTCTCACCCGACAGGAAAATTGAGATTGTTGTACGAGTGTAACCCGATGGCGTTTATTGCCGAACAGTCCGGAGGGTTGGCTACAGACGGGGAGCAGCGAATTCTGGAGATAAAGCCGGAGGCTCTCCATCAGCGGGTGCCGTTGTACACGGGCTCGAAGAAGATGGTACAGAAGGTACAGGAGTTTCTGACATTCTTCAATAATATCTAG
- a CDS encoding S9 family peptidase, with the protein MMRSIVCLLLFLMGSGVFAQKANFEACVKFSEKNLSDYVHSLSVYPSWIGNSDFFWYYYTTSDGTVYYLVDAGKGKKQKLFSTERLAAKLAELTGKTENVRDFKLGGVRFEGDNPYRLIFSKYGKDFEYDVKRNVLKEYSRESKGNSFSHVPYWQRWSPDSNYMVYAYKHNVYLQERGDTISYQLTTDGERYYSYSFQRDKDTDKREGASITWSRDSKVFYALRQDRRNVGEGYLIDHLAEPRPTLKTYKFPMPGEKYVYTYDLHLFHAEKRSHQVVDIAKYPDQEVKIILFDFNKYPEYIYFTRKSRTCDEMDLCRVDTRTGEVFEIIHERCEPHFTEQLFECRILNGGEDILWWSERSGWGQYYLYNKDGQLKNPVTTGDFVAGRIMEMDTLGRSFVFEGYGREKGINPEYRLFYKVNFDGSDLTLLTPGDGFHSIDLAKNGKYLIDNYSRADQEPIAELRNMKGKKIMELERPDLRLLYETGWKKPERIRVKAADGMTDLYGVMYRPFDMDTTRKYPIIVNVYPGPQENFVPQSFTLDDNGNESLAQLGFIVVNVGFRGSCFTRGRNYHCFGYGNLRDYALADCKFVVEQLANRYSFIDLDRVGIYGHSGGGFMAAASILTYPDFYKVAVAASGNHDNNIYTKWWGETYHGVKMHEKRVGKQDSVVYSFESKIPTTIELAKNLKGKLLLITGDMDINVHMAHTIRLANALMQANKRFDLMLIPGADHGLGSPYYVNLIRYYFVENLLGQRLNSADMDKVD; encoded by the coding sequence ATGATGAGAAGTATTGTATGCCTACTACTCTTCTTGATGGGGAGTGGTGTATTTGCACAGAAGGCAAATTTTGAGGCTTGTGTCAAGTTTTCCGAGAAGAACCTTTCTGATTATGTCCATAGTTTATCGGTTTATCCCTCGTGGATTGGAAATTCTGATTTTTTCTGGTATTATTACACGACGAGCGACGGGACGGTGTATTATTTGGTGGATGCCGGGAAAGGTAAGAAGCAGAAATTGTTTTCAACGGAGCGACTTGCAGCGAAATTAGCGGAGTTGACGGGTAAAACTGAAAATGTGCGGGATTTTAAATTGGGAGGAGTCCGTTTTGAGGGGGATAATCCTTATCGGTTGATATTTTCCAAGTACGGGAAAGATTTTGAATACGATGTGAAACGCAATGTCTTGAAAGAATATTCACGGGAAAGTAAAGGAAATAGTTTTAGTCACGTTCCTTATTGGCAACGCTGGTCTCCGGATAGCAACTATATGGTGTATGCTTATAAGCATAACGTGTATCTGCAGGAAAGAGGAGACACGATTTCTTACCAGTTGACGACGGATGGGGAGCGTTATTATTCTTATTCTTTTCAACGGGATAAGGATACGGATAAGAGGGAAGGGGCATCAATTACCTGGTCGAGGGATTCCAAGGTGTTCTATGCTTTGCGACAGGATCGCCGGAATGTGGGAGAGGGATATTTGATTGACCATCTGGCAGAGCCTCGTCCGACGTTGAAGACTTATAAATTCCCTATGCCCGGGGAAAAATATGTCTACACGTATGATTTGCATCTGTTTCACGCGGAAAAGAGATCGCATCAGGTGGTTGATATTGCGAAATATCCGGATCAAGAGGTGAAAATAATACTTTTTGATTTTAATAAATACCCGGAATATATTTATTTTACCCGTAAGAGCCGGACGTGTGACGAAATGGATCTTTGCCGGGTAGATACTCGTACGGGAGAGGTTTTTGAAATTATTCACGAACGTTGTGAACCGCATTTTACAGAGCAGTTGTTTGAATGCCGAATATTGAATGGAGGGGAGGATATTCTTTGGTGGTCAGAACGTTCCGGTTGGGGGCAATATTATCTTTACAACAAGGACGGGCAGTTGAAGAATCCGGTGACGACGGGTGATTTCGTGGCCGGGAGAATCATGGAGATGGATACGTTGGGACGTAGTTTCGTGTTTGAGGGGTATGGCCGGGAGAAGGGGATTAATCCGGAGTATCGTCTTTTCTATAAAGTGAATTTTGATGGTTCCGATTTGACGTTGTTGACTCCCGGAGACGGGTTTCATTCGATTGATCTGGCCAAGAACGGGAAATATTTGATTGATAATTATTCTCGGGCGGATCAGGAGCCTATTGCCGAATTAAGGAACATGAAGGGGAAAAAAATCATGGAATTGGAACGTCCCGATTTGCGTTTGCTGTACGAGACGGGATGGAAGAAGCCGGAACGGATAAGAGTGAAAGCGGCAGATGGGATGACGGATCTTTATGGCGTGATGTATCGGCCGTTTGATATGGATACGACACGGAAGTACCCGATTATCGTGAACGTGTATCCGGGACCGCAAGAGAATTTTGTTCCACAGTCTTTCACGTTGGATGATAATGGAAACGAGTCTTTGGCTCAGTTGGGTTTTATCGTGGTGAATGTCGGCTTTCGGGGTAGTTGTTTTACCCGGGGACGAAATTATCACTGTTTCGGGTATGGAAATTTGAGGGATTATGCTTTGGCGGATTGCAAGTTCGTGGTCGAACAGTTGGCTAATCGATATTCTTTTATTGATTTGGATCGGGTGGGGATTTACGGACATTCCGGAGGTGGTTTTATGGCTGCAGCATCTATTCTGACGTATCCGGATTTCTATAAAGTTGCGGTTGCCGCATCCGGTAATCATGATAATAATATATATACGAAATGGTGGGGTGAGACTTATCATGGCGTGAAAATGCACGAAAAGAGAGTGGGAAAACAGGATAGCGTGGTATATTCGTTTGAATCCAAGATCCCGACAACAATTGAATTAGCCAAGAATTTGAAGGGGAAGTTACTGTTGATAACCGGAGATATGGATATTAACGTGCATATGGCCCATACAATCCGGTTGGCCAATGCATTGATGCAGGCAAATAAACGCTTTGATTTGATGCTTATTCCCGGGGCAGATCACGGCTTGGGTTCTCCATATTATGTGAATCTTATCCGATATTATTTTGTTGAAAATCTTTTAGGACAAAGGCTAAATAGTGCTGATATGGATAAGGTTGACTGA
- a CDS encoding flavodoxin domain-containing protein, which yields MLKKKIGADQVDMFCVSDIQADKLLDYKNLILVCSSLGRSTWEREQRDRWAKFFPSMRKISLKDRFVALVGLGDHVTYPKNFVDGMGYMAELVTKLGGTLVGKTSTDGYAYEDSTAVIDDLFVGLPLDEDFEPEKTDARISKWLDMVLPEFERI from the coding sequence ATGTTGAAGAAGAAGATCGGGGCGGATCAAGTGGATATGTTTTGTGTAAGTGATATTCAGGCGGATAAGTTGTTAGACTATAAGAATTTGATATTGGTATGCTCTTCTTTGGGGCGTAGTACGTGGGAAAGGGAACAGAGGGATCGTTGGGCCAAGTTTTTCCCGAGTATGCGTAAGATTTCGTTGAAAGATCGTTTTGTGGCTCTTGTCGGCTTGGGTGATCACGTGACCTACCCGAAGAATTTCGTGGATGGAATGGGGTACATGGCGGAATTGGTGACAAAACTTGGCGGAACGCTTGTGGGAAAGACTTCGACAGACGGATACGCGTACGAGGATTCTACTGCCGTGATCGATGATCTGTTTGTGGGATTACCTTTGGATGAGGATTTTGAACCGGAGAAGACGGATGCCCGAATAAGCAAATGGTTGGATATGGTGTTGCCGGAGTTCGAGCGAATTTGA